A window of the Diorhabda carinulata isolate Delta chromosome 1, icDioCari1.1, whole genome shotgun sequence genome harbors these coding sequences:
- the LOC130897503 gene encoding ras-specific guanine nucleotide-releasing factor 2-like isoform X1, translating into MLSPKMQRTIRVNESQLIMLSERAHYDYSQAGYLHKRSGDSNKWQMRWFVLYQNLLFYYDSEHCHRPSGILILEGCYCERLITTGSASKSKDGSDRQFCFAISYRRENIRQYELRALNEMDCKNWIEAIREASFNKLLLQKEELEQKHLHLLQIVESEKTAKWQYTLQCEELATEIKKLRAELFALKKEWKPLPHHQSSGNILSNQRSNSSEVSDHFANLDQDSIELRKIKKVQSFFRGWLCRRRWKQIVEQYIKSPHAESMRKRNSLVFRMVEDEEEYMEQMEVLVTCFLRPFKMAASSKKPPCSHEDISSIFLNSETVLFLHQIFLKGLTSRLESWPTLVLGDLFSMLLPMLSIYQEYVRNHHYSLQVLTECKQSIQFSALLKRLENKPACRGRSLETFLTYPMHQVPRYIITLHELLAHTPYDHVERKSLENARQQLEDLSRQMHDEVSETENLRKNLAVERMIVEGCDILLDVNQVFVRQGSLIQLPNEKPKSQRSKLPFKTEKEIVRQCFLFSNHLIIASRTSSGKLHLIPDVGKIPLADALLIEDPYDNTDDDESSVCSVSSQSTISESSVGGSGYNNRDFKIIVETKNIAQPSQLSVHLLASSIQEKTAWISDIVQCLDNVQFNDMMRPAMPDSSSISLPQSLKNDPKLFRDEADIRFSRTLNSCKVPQIRYATPERLLQRLTDLRFLSIDFLNTFLLTYRVFTDGVSVLEALKKVFYSIDQDPPEINMTFEGLQNKDENTSQLFDDRRRSSFSPRRTSGASSVSGYGSDMSDRDRSHSYDSQGHRVWKATLEMYEEEGQEPEKLKITKYSPTKTGDTLAPPGTKPVSIKVDTANDNETNQLLTIPNVATSSSSETLTDVTVVSAQYSPSNLSSVTLVGSSPSDNSGQEGSSSPAKSPSKPSSTKSSPKTSPTKVNISKPTPPIATKAVSTPPLTKPSPTKSGKTLSPTKDQGTVKAEHQKRPSITLKQEATDKHKNIQRGTSVESEDQSDDNSYYTHTHRASCSSSKSSISTSTGIIQSLFYNYYGSRRSIQDNDVSTARSSFQHETTSKPSRAGVVITSFRQSKRRSSTSSAAAAFAIATSGSSNPRDISPAKEQEDTNAERERQKESVMSTACTMRVLNVLRHWISKHAQDFENDSRLKNLTIEFLEDIIYSPNLLPAEHKAAAQLLRLLTKEDPESSKIDIQKLLTPTAVPSKESIETLSALEIAEQLTVIDHKIFINISSEEFLGQVWMKADKDKRAPHIIMMTKRFNHVSRLVSSEILRRKSITARVSAIEKWAAVADIARCLHNFNGVLQICSAFTNTSIFRLKKTWEKVSKTTKHTIEKLQNVVSSDGRFRALRDALHRCDPPCIPYLGIYLTDLSFIEEGTPNFTAEGLLNFSKMRMIAHVIREIRHFQQTPYKIELIQRVANYLLDTTIIMDDEELYSTSLELEPRTSRLVSQSSTTTIK; encoded by the exons AATCTACTCTTTTATTACGATTCAGAACATTGCCATCGTCCTTCGGGTATTTTGATATTGGAGGGATGTTACTGCGAGAGGTTAATTACAACGGGAAGTGCGTCGAAGTCTAAAGATGGTTCAGACAGACAG tTTTGCTTTGCAATATCATACAGGCGAGAAAATATTCGGCAATATGAATTACGAGCTCTTAATGAAATGGATTGTAAGAACTGGATAGAAGCTATAAGAGAAGCAAG tttcaataaGCTATTACTTCAAAAAGAAGAGCTAGAACAAAAACATTTACATTTGTTGCAAATCGTAGAATCTGAAAAAACAGCAAAATGGCAATATACTTTGCAATGTGAAGAGTTGGCAACGGAAATTAAAAAGCTCAGAGCTGAA TTATTTGCTTTAAAGAAGGAATGGAAACCTTTGCCACATCACCAATCAAGTGGCAACATTTTATCGAATCAACGATCGAATAGTTCTGAAGTTAGTGACCATTTCGCAAACTTAGATCAGGATTCAATAGAactacgaaaaataaaaaaagttcaaagcTTTTTTCGCGGCTGGCTTTGTCGAAGAAGATGGAAACAAATAGTAGAACAATACATAAAAAGTCCTCATGCTGAAAGCATGCGAAAAAGAAATAGTTTAGTTTTCCGTATGGTGGAAGATGAGGAGGAATATATGGAACAAATGGAAGTGCTGGTCACTTGTTTTTTAAGACCTTTTAAAATGGCGGCTTCATCGAAAAAGCCACCCTGTTCACATGAAGACATTAGTTCCATTTTCTTGAACAGCGAGACTGTTTTGTttctacatcaaatttttttaaaaggtttGACTTCAAGACTGGAAAGTTGGCCTACTCTGGTTTTGG gagatttattttcaatgttacttCCAATGTTGAGCATATATCAAGAGTATGTAAGGAATCATCATTATTCTCTTCAAGTTTTAACTGAGTGTAAACAGTCGATACAATTTTCCGCTTTACTAAAAAGGCTTGAGAATAAACCAGCTTGTAGAGGAAGATCTTTGGAGACATTTTTAACGTATCCTATGCATCAG GTTCCAAGATATATAATAACTCTTCACGAATTGTTAGCACATACTCCATATGATCATGTGGAACGTAAAAGTTTAGAGAATGCTAGACAACAACTTGAAGATTTATCCAGGCAAATGCATGACGAG GTATCTGAAACAGAAAATTTACGCAAAAATTTAGCTGTTGAAAGGATGATTGTTGAAGGTTGTGATATACTTCTAGACGTGAACCAGGTTTTTGTACGACAGGGATCTCTTATACAACTTCCTAATGAGAAACCAAAATCTCAAAGAAGTAAACTTCCATTTAAAACCGAAAAGGAAATAGTTCGCCAatgtttcttattttcaaatcatcttATTATTGCTTCAAG AACATCAAGTGGAAAATTACATTTAATACCCGACGTAGGTAAAATACCCTTGGCTGATGCACTTTTAATAGAGGATCCGTATGATAATACGGACGACGACG AATCTTCTGTATGTTCAGTGTCTAGTCAATCTACCATCAGTGAATCATCAGTTGGAGGATCAGGATACAACAATAgggatttcaaaataattgtagaaacgaaaaatattgCACAACCCAGCCAG CTTTCTGTTCATCTTCTGGCATCGTCAATACAAGAAAAAACAGCGTGGATCTCGGATATAGTGCAGTGCTTGGATAATGTCCAATTTAACGACATGATGAGACCAGCAATGCCCGATAGCAGCTCAATAAGTCTCCCCCAGTCACTTAAAAATGATCCAAAATTATTTAGAGATGAAGCTGATATACGGTTTAGTCGTACTTTAAATTCATGTAAAGTACCTCAAATCCGATATGCCACACCCGAACGATTACTTCAAAGATTAACAG atttacgATTCCTATCAATTGATTTCCTCAATACCTTTCTGCTCACATATAGAGTATTTACTGATGGAGTAAGTGTTTTGGAAGCgctgaaaaaagtattttatagtATTGATCAGGATCCCCCAGAAATAAATATGACCTTTGAAGGATTGCAGAACAAAGATGAAAATACTTCGCAGCTATTCGATGACAGAAGAAGGAGCAGCTTTTCGCCTAGAAGAACAAGTGGAGCCAGCTCAGTTTCTGGATATGGTTCTGATATGAGTGACAGAGATAGATCTCATAGTTACGATTCACAAGGTCATAGGGTTTGGAAAGCAACTTTGGAAATGT ATGAAGAAGAAGGGCAGGAGCCTGAGAAacttaaaattacaaaatatagtCCGACCAAAACTGGTGACACTCTTGCTCCACCAGGAACAAAGCCAGTTTCAATTAAAGTAGACACTGCTAATGATAATGAAACGAACCAATTATTAACTATTCCAAATGTAGCAACTTCCAGTAGCAGTGAGACCTTAACAG ATGTAACTGTTGTAAGTGCTCAATATTCTCCAAGTAACCTAAGCTCAGTAACATTAGTTGGTTCTTCCCCATCAGATAATAGTGGCCAAGAAGGTAGTTCTTCCCCAGCAAAATCCCCTAGCAAACCTTCATCTACCAAATCATCGCCAAAAACATCCCCAACTAAAGTTAATATATCAAAGCCAACACCACCAATAGCCACAAAAGCAGTATCTACACCACCGTTAACAAAACCTTCACCCACCAAATCAGGAAAAACGTTATCCCCTACAAAAGACCAAGGAACTGTGAAGGCTGAGCATCAAAAACGACCATCAATTACACTGAAACAAGAGGCTACTGATAAGCATAAAAATATCCAGCGAGGTACTTCGGTTGAATCAGAAGATCAGTCTGATGATAATTCATATTATACCCATACTCATAGAGCGTCATGTAGTTCTTCTAAATCTAGTATTTCAACTTCAACTGGTATTATTCAA tCCCTGTTTTACAACTACTACGGATCCAGACGTTCAATACAAGATAATGATGTATCAACTGCCCGATCTAGTTTCCAGCATGAAACTACTTCGAAACCAAGTCGTGCTGGTGTTGTTATTACTTCATTTAGACAATCAAAACGAAG GAGTAGTACATCTAGTGCTGCAGCTGCATTTGCAATTGCAACATCTGGTTCAAGTAATCCTCGAGATATTTCTCCTGCCAAAGAACAAGAAGATACTAACGCTGAAAGAGAAAGGCAAAAGGAATCGGTTATGTCAACAGCATGTACAATGAGAGTGTTGAATGTATTACGGCATTGGATTTCAAAACATGCTcaagattttgaaaatgattcacgtttgaaaaatttaacaatcGAATTTTTAGAAGACATAATTTATAGTCCAAATTTGCTCCCTGCAGAACATAAAGCTGCAGCCCAGTTATTGAGATTACTTACGAAAGAAGATCCAGAAAGCAGTAAAATCGATATTCAAAAACTCCTAACTCCAACCGCG gtACCTAGTAAGGAATCCATAGAAACATTATCGGCATTAGAGATAGCAGAGCAACTCACAGTAATAGATCATaagatatttataaacataTCTAGCGA agaatttttggGACAAGTATGGATGAAAGCAGATAAAGATAAACGAGCACCCCATATTATTATGATGACGAAACGATTCAACCATGTTTCTAGATTAGTTTCATCAGAAATTTTAAGACGTAAATCAATCACAGCAAGAGTTTCGGCTATTGAAAAATGGGCAGCTGTAGCAGATATTGCTAGGTGTCTTCATAATTTCAATGGAGTGTTGCAAATATGTTCGGCTTTTACTAATACTTCGATATTTAGACTGAAAAAAACGTGGGAAAAAGTCTCAAAAACA ACAAAACATACGATTGAGAAGTTGCAAAATGTAGTATCTTCTGATGGGAGATTCAGAGCTCTCCGCGATGCTTTACATAGGTGTGATCCACCATGCATACCATATTTAGGAATCTATTTGACTGATTTGTCATTTATAGAAGAAGGTACACCAAACTTTACAGCTGAAGGTCTtctgaatttttctaaaatgagAATG ATTGCTCACGTCATTCGAGAAATTCGACATTTTCAACAAACTCCTTATAAAATAGAACTTATTCAAAGAGTAGCCAATTATTTGTTGGACACGACTATAATAATGGACGACGAAGAATTATATAGCACATCTTTAGAATTAGAGCCCAGAACTTCTAGACTTGTCTCACAGTCATCGACAACAACTATCAAGTAA
- the LOC130897503 gene encoding ras-specific guanine nucleotide-releasing factor 2-like isoform X2 codes for MLSPKMQRTIRVNESQLIMLSERAHYDYSQAGYLHKRSGDSNKWQMRWFVLYQNLLFYYDSEHCHRPSGILILEGCYCERLITTGSASKSKDGSDRQFCFAISYRRENIRQYELRALNEMDCKNWIEAIREASFNKLLLQKEELEQKHLHLLQIVESEKTAKWQYTLQCEELATEIKKLRAELFALKKEWKPLPHHQSSGNILSNQRSNSSEVSDHFANLDQDSIELRKIKKVQSFFRGWLCRRRWKQIVEQYIKSPHAESMRKRNSLVFRMVEDEEEYMEQMEVLVTCFLRPFKMAASSKKPPCSHEDISSIFLNSETVLFLHQIFLKGLTSRLESWPTLVLGDLFSMLLPMLSIYQEYVRNHHYSLQVLTECKQSIQFSALLKRLENKPACRGRSLETFLTYPMHQVPRYIITLHELLAHTPYDHVERKSLENARQQLEDLSRQMHDEVSETENLRKNLAVERMIVEGCDILLDVNQVFVRQGSLIQLPNEKPKSQRSKLPFKTEKEIVRQCFLFSNHLIIASRTSSGKLHLIPDVGKIPLADALLIEDPYDNTDDDVSSQSTISESSVGGSGYNNRDFKIIVETKNIAQPSQLSVHLLASSIQEKTAWISDIVQCLDNVQFNDMMRPAMPDSSSISLPQSLKNDPKLFRDEADIRFSRTLNSCKVPQIRYATPERLLQRLTDLRFLSIDFLNTFLLTYRVFTDGVSVLEALKKVFYSIDQDPPEINMTFEGLQNKDENTSQLFDDRRRSSFSPRRTSGASSVSGYGSDMSDRDRSHSYDSQGHRVWKATLEMYEEEGQEPEKLKITKYSPTKTGDTLAPPGTKPVSIKVDTANDNETNQLLTIPNVATSSSSETLTDVTVVSAQYSPSNLSSVTLVGSSPSDNSGQEGSSSPAKSPSKPSSTKSSPKTSPTKVNISKPTPPIATKAVSTPPLTKPSPTKSGKTLSPTKDQGTVKAEHQKRPSITLKQEATDKHKNIQRGTSVESEDQSDDNSYYTHTHRASCSSSKSSISTSTGIIQSLFYNYYGSRRSIQDNDVSTARSSFQHETTSKPSRAGVVITSFRQSKRRSSTSSAAAAFAIATSGSSNPRDISPAKEQEDTNAERERQKESVMSTACTMRVLNVLRHWISKHAQDFENDSRLKNLTIEFLEDIIYSPNLLPAEHKAAAQLLRLLTKEDPESSKIDIQKLLTPTAVPSKESIETLSALEIAEQLTVIDHKIFINISSEEFLGQVWMKADKDKRAPHIIMMTKRFNHVSRLVSSEILRRKSITARVSAIEKWAAVADIARCLHNFNGVLQICSAFTNTSIFRLKKTWEKVSKTTKHTIEKLQNVVSSDGRFRALRDALHRCDPPCIPYLGIYLTDLSFIEEGTPNFTAEGLLNFSKMRMIAHVIREIRHFQQTPYKIELIQRVANYLLDTTIIMDDEELYSTSLELEPRTSRLVSQSSTTTIK; via the exons AATCTACTCTTTTATTACGATTCAGAACATTGCCATCGTCCTTCGGGTATTTTGATATTGGAGGGATGTTACTGCGAGAGGTTAATTACAACGGGAAGTGCGTCGAAGTCTAAAGATGGTTCAGACAGACAG tTTTGCTTTGCAATATCATACAGGCGAGAAAATATTCGGCAATATGAATTACGAGCTCTTAATGAAATGGATTGTAAGAACTGGATAGAAGCTATAAGAGAAGCAAG tttcaataaGCTATTACTTCAAAAAGAAGAGCTAGAACAAAAACATTTACATTTGTTGCAAATCGTAGAATCTGAAAAAACAGCAAAATGGCAATATACTTTGCAATGTGAAGAGTTGGCAACGGAAATTAAAAAGCTCAGAGCTGAA TTATTTGCTTTAAAGAAGGAATGGAAACCTTTGCCACATCACCAATCAAGTGGCAACATTTTATCGAATCAACGATCGAATAGTTCTGAAGTTAGTGACCATTTCGCAAACTTAGATCAGGATTCAATAGAactacgaaaaataaaaaaagttcaaagcTTTTTTCGCGGCTGGCTTTGTCGAAGAAGATGGAAACAAATAGTAGAACAATACATAAAAAGTCCTCATGCTGAAAGCATGCGAAAAAGAAATAGTTTAGTTTTCCGTATGGTGGAAGATGAGGAGGAATATATGGAACAAATGGAAGTGCTGGTCACTTGTTTTTTAAGACCTTTTAAAATGGCGGCTTCATCGAAAAAGCCACCCTGTTCACATGAAGACATTAGTTCCATTTTCTTGAACAGCGAGACTGTTTTGTttctacatcaaatttttttaaaaggtttGACTTCAAGACTGGAAAGTTGGCCTACTCTGGTTTTGG gagatttattttcaatgttacttCCAATGTTGAGCATATATCAAGAGTATGTAAGGAATCATCATTATTCTCTTCAAGTTTTAACTGAGTGTAAACAGTCGATACAATTTTCCGCTTTACTAAAAAGGCTTGAGAATAAACCAGCTTGTAGAGGAAGATCTTTGGAGACATTTTTAACGTATCCTATGCATCAG GTTCCAAGATATATAATAACTCTTCACGAATTGTTAGCACATACTCCATATGATCATGTGGAACGTAAAAGTTTAGAGAATGCTAGACAACAACTTGAAGATTTATCCAGGCAAATGCATGACGAG GTATCTGAAACAGAAAATTTACGCAAAAATTTAGCTGTTGAAAGGATGATTGTTGAAGGTTGTGATATACTTCTAGACGTGAACCAGGTTTTTGTACGACAGGGATCTCTTATACAACTTCCTAATGAGAAACCAAAATCTCAAAGAAGTAAACTTCCATTTAAAACCGAAAAGGAAATAGTTCGCCAatgtttcttattttcaaatcatcttATTATTGCTTCAAG AACATCAAGTGGAAAATTACATTTAATACCCGACGTAGGTAAAATACCCTTGGCTGATGCACTTTTAATAGAGGATCCGTATGATAATACGGACGACGACG TGTCTAGTCAATCTACCATCAGTGAATCATCAGTTGGAGGATCAGGATACAACAATAgggatttcaaaataattgtagaaacgaaaaatattgCACAACCCAGCCAG CTTTCTGTTCATCTTCTGGCATCGTCAATACAAGAAAAAACAGCGTGGATCTCGGATATAGTGCAGTGCTTGGATAATGTCCAATTTAACGACATGATGAGACCAGCAATGCCCGATAGCAGCTCAATAAGTCTCCCCCAGTCACTTAAAAATGATCCAAAATTATTTAGAGATGAAGCTGATATACGGTTTAGTCGTACTTTAAATTCATGTAAAGTACCTCAAATCCGATATGCCACACCCGAACGATTACTTCAAAGATTAACAG atttacgATTCCTATCAATTGATTTCCTCAATACCTTTCTGCTCACATATAGAGTATTTACTGATGGAGTAAGTGTTTTGGAAGCgctgaaaaaagtattttatagtATTGATCAGGATCCCCCAGAAATAAATATGACCTTTGAAGGATTGCAGAACAAAGATGAAAATACTTCGCAGCTATTCGATGACAGAAGAAGGAGCAGCTTTTCGCCTAGAAGAACAAGTGGAGCCAGCTCAGTTTCTGGATATGGTTCTGATATGAGTGACAGAGATAGATCTCATAGTTACGATTCACAAGGTCATAGGGTTTGGAAAGCAACTTTGGAAATGT ATGAAGAAGAAGGGCAGGAGCCTGAGAAacttaaaattacaaaatatagtCCGACCAAAACTGGTGACACTCTTGCTCCACCAGGAACAAAGCCAGTTTCAATTAAAGTAGACACTGCTAATGATAATGAAACGAACCAATTATTAACTATTCCAAATGTAGCAACTTCCAGTAGCAGTGAGACCTTAACAG ATGTAACTGTTGTAAGTGCTCAATATTCTCCAAGTAACCTAAGCTCAGTAACATTAGTTGGTTCTTCCCCATCAGATAATAGTGGCCAAGAAGGTAGTTCTTCCCCAGCAAAATCCCCTAGCAAACCTTCATCTACCAAATCATCGCCAAAAACATCCCCAACTAAAGTTAATATATCAAAGCCAACACCACCAATAGCCACAAAAGCAGTATCTACACCACCGTTAACAAAACCTTCACCCACCAAATCAGGAAAAACGTTATCCCCTACAAAAGACCAAGGAACTGTGAAGGCTGAGCATCAAAAACGACCATCAATTACACTGAAACAAGAGGCTACTGATAAGCATAAAAATATCCAGCGAGGTACTTCGGTTGAATCAGAAGATCAGTCTGATGATAATTCATATTATACCCATACTCATAGAGCGTCATGTAGTTCTTCTAAATCTAGTATTTCAACTTCAACTGGTATTATTCAA tCCCTGTTTTACAACTACTACGGATCCAGACGTTCAATACAAGATAATGATGTATCAACTGCCCGATCTAGTTTCCAGCATGAAACTACTTCGAAACCAAGTCGTGCTGGTGTTGTTATTACTTCATTTAGACAATCAAAACGAAG GAGTAGTACATCTAGTGCTGCAGCTGCATTTGCAATTGCAACATCTGGTTCAAGTAATCCTCGAGATATTTCTCCTGCCAAAGAACAAGAAGATACTAACGCTGAAAGAGAAAGGCAAAAGGAATCGGTTATGTCAACAGCATGTACAATGAGAGTGTTGAATGTATTACGGCATTGGATTTCAAAACATGCTcaagattttgaaaatgattcacgtttgaaaaatttaacaatcGAATTTTTAGAAGACATAATTTATAGTCCAAATTTGCTCCCTGCAGAACATAAAGCTGCAGCCCAGTTATTGAGATTACTTACGAAAGAAGATCCAGAAAGCAGTAAAATCGATATTCAAAAACTCCTAACTCCAACCGCG gtACCTAGTAAGGAATCCATAGAAACATTATCGGCATTAGAGATAGCAGAGCAACTCACAGTAATAGATCATaagatatttataaacataTCTAGCGA agaatttttggGACAAGTATGGATGAAAGCAGATAAAGATAAACGAGCACCCCATATTATTATGATGACGAAACGATTCAACCATGTTTCTAGATTAGTTTCATCAGAAATTTTAAGACGTAAATCAATCACAGCAAGAGTTTCGGCTATTGAAAAATGGGCAGCTGTAGCAGATATTGCTAGGTGTCTTCATAATTTCAATGGAGTGTTGCAAATATGTTCGGCTTTTACTAATACTTCGATATTTAGACTGAAAAAAACGTGGGAAAAAGTCTCAAAAACA ACAAAACATACGATTGAGAAGTTGCAAAATGTAGTATCTTCTGATGGGAGATTCAGAGCTCTCCGCGATGCTTTACATAGGTGTGATCCACCATGCATACCATATTTAGGAATCTATTTGACTGATTTGTCATTTATAGAAGAAGGTACACCAAACTTTACAGCTGAAGGTCTtctgaatttttctaaaatgagAATG ATTGCTCACGTCATTCGAGAAATTCGACATTTTCAACAAACTCCTTATAAAATAGAACTTATTCAAAGAGTAGCCAATTATTTGTTGGACACGACTATAATAATGGACGACGAAGAATTATATAGCACATCTTTAGAATTAGAGCCCAGAACTTCTAGACTTGTCTCACAGTCATCGACAACAACTATCAAGTAA